Proteins encoded together in one uncultured Desulfosarcina sp. window:
- a CDS encoding CoA-transferase, whose product MATEEKDYIKPELMACCGAREIKDGDVVIVGTGFPTMAANIARQTHAPTAILMQESGVIDARPKRPALSVGDPCLNPGAAMVGGLVEIMGMILQAGQVDVGFLSGSQVDKYGNINTTVIGDYAAPTSRLPGSGGANPIGSLARKTLIITLHDKRRLVEKVDFVTTPGYLDGAGAREKWGMAPGTGPEVIITNKAVLKFDADTKQAYLASYHPDCTIEEILANTPWDLKVAEDVHPTLPPTVEELRALREVLDPHRMISIYEKRGYV is encoded by the coding sequence ATGGCTACTGAGGAAAAAGACTATATCAAACCGGAGCTGATGGCCTGCTGCGGGGCGCGTGAAATCAAGGACGGCGATGTCGTCATCGTCGGCACCGGATTTCCCACCATGGCGGCCAACATCGCCCGCCAGACCCACGCCCCTACGGCCATCCTGATGCAGGAATCCGGCGTGATCGATGCGCGTCCCAAACGTCCGGCCCTGTCCGTGGGCGACCCCTGCCTCAACCCGGGAGCGGCCATGGTCGGCGGTCTGGTAGAAATCATGGGCATGATCCTCCAGGCCGGCCAGGTGGATGTGGGGTTTCTTTCGGGAAGCCAGGTGGACAAATACGGCAACATCAATACCACGGTCATCGGAGATTACGCGGCACCCACGTCCCGCCTGCCCGGCAGCGGCGGGGCCAACCCCATCGGGTCCCTGGCCCGTAAAACGCTCATCATCACGCTGCACGACAAGCGGCGGCTGGTGGAAAAAGTCGATTTCGTGACCACGCCGGGCTACCTGGACGGTGCCGGCGCCCGCGAAAAATGGGGCATGGCGCCGGGCACCGGTCCGGAAGTGATCATTACCAACAAGGCCGTCCTGAAATTCGATGCGGACACCAAACAGGCTTACCTGGCGTCCTATCACCCGGACTGCACCATAGAAGAAATCCTTGCCAACACGCCATGGGATTTGAAGGTGGCCGAGGATGTCCATCCCACTCTGCCGCCCACGGTTGAGGAGTTGCGGGCGCTGAGAGAAGTTCTCGACCCCCATCGCATGATCAGCATCTACGAAAAAAGAGGCTACGTGTAG
- a CDS encoding CoA-transferase — protein MSKVMTTAEAIEQFVHPGDFLFLGGYICRTPFSAIHEIIRQKIGDLTITRSNAADDFDMLIGAGLVKRFISTFLSLGVYGLGRCYRRSLEKGIPHKVEVEEYTNLSLPMMLQAGAMGMPFVPVKDMVGTDLLKIKSFMGDNKYKIIESPFDGSPTLLVPALNPDVAIIHVQQADEEGNAQIWGIGGDCQVGANASKKVIVTCERIVSRETIGKDPSRTIVPSFKVVAVVEEPFGAHPGYTPGFYDVDFGMGYVYQQASNTEEGLAEFLKEWVYDIPDRNAYIQHYIERFGYATFKKLEAAFDYSYPVNYGY, from the coding sequence ATGAGTAAAGTGATGACAACCGCGGAAGCCATAGAGCAATTCGTGCATCCCGGTGACTTTCTTTTCCTGGGCGGGTATATCTGCCGGACGCCCTTTTCCGCCATTCACGAGATCATCCGTCAGAAAATCGGCGACCTGACCATTACCCGGAGCAACGCAGCCGATGACTTTGACATGCTCATCGGGGCGGGACTGGTCAAGCGCTTCATCTCCACCTTCCTTTCCCTGGGCGTCTACGGCCTGGGACGATGCTACCGGCGTTCGCTGGAAAAGGGGATTCCCCACAAGGTGGAGGTCGAAGAATACACCAACCTCTCGTTGCCGATGATGCTCCAGGCCGGCGCCATGGGCATGCCCTTCGTACCGGTCAAGGATATGGTGGGCACCGACCTTCTGAAGATCAAATCCTTCATGGGCGACAACAAGTACAAGATCATCGAATCGCCGTTCGACGGCAGCCCCACCCTGCTGGTGCCGGCCCTGAACCCGGATGTGGCCATCATCCATGTGCAGCAGGCCGACGAAGAAGGCAACGCCCAGATCTGGGGGATCGGCGGGGACTGTCAGGTGGGCGCGAACGCCTCCAAAAAGGTGATCGTGACCTGTGAACGGATCGTCAGCCGGGAGACCATCGGCAAGGACCCCTCGCGTACGATCGTGCCCTCTTTCAAGGTCGTCGCCGTGGTGGAAGAGCCCTTTGGCGCCCATCCGGGGTATACGCCCGGCTTTTACGACGTGGATTTCGGCATGGGCTATGTTTACCAGCAGGCCTCCAATACCGAAGAGGGGTTGGCCGAATTTCTCAAGGAGTGGGTGTACGACATCCCCGACCGCAATGCCTATATCCAGCACTACATCGAACGGTTCGGCTACGCCACATTTAAGAAACTGGAGGCGGCTTTCGATTACAGCTATCCGGTGAACTACGGCTATTAA
- a CDS encoding pyruvate formate lyase family protein — MQPALVSPDPIPETRIGRLRQRIIDAPQAVCVERARYLTRAMQKHWDRDPLTRMSLALEEILKNISVIIREDECIVGCRTSKLKGAPLFPENKARWLEGDVENFDRREVQRALITEAEKNELIEQVLPFWQERCVEASFEAALPEDVMADMDKYIFTFMLEITYGIGHFTLNHSRILEQGLAGIAAQAREKLAALPPEDRQGSKGLFYDAVIRSLAATVTFANRYADKALELAGEENNPDRAAELEQIAAVCRRVPEHPAQTFHEAVQALYFIHLVTQIESGGNSVSLGRIDQILWPYYQADLAAGRIDPGQARELLAMLFLKTNEIWNVLEEAYIPGGEGTEGKTTQNVVVGGMDREGRDATNALSTLALDAYAQVRTVQPNFGVRICADTPELFFARAVNYAKDGVLLHFFNDEQIVESLTTGGHSLEDARDYGVVGCLEPNAQGKTFGSTFAVQLNGAKCLEFALANGVDNIFGYESGLETGEPGSFDNFEDLWQAYDRQLRHFTGQMVKGITCLDQAIADKVPSPFASAMIDGPLEKGLDLTRGGAVYNSTGVQLQGFSNLADSFHALKKVVFEEKRYTLEQVAEWLSDDWLDAEQAHAVFVTLAAKYGNDDDAVDAMAARVMDHFCDTLAPHKNYRNGRFWPGIFSVGFHISMGAFTGATPDGRNAGAVLGNGITPSEGRAVSGPTALMNSVAKLPLTRVTNGLNLNMRFDGKTVNGTHLLSLIRTYFKKGGVQVQFNMVDTETLKKAQADPDSYRDLVVRISGYSGIFVNLSDIAQDEIIKRHSYDL; from the coding sequence ATGCAGCCAGCACTCGTCTCACCGGACCCGATACCCGAAACCCGCATCGGACGGCTCCGACAGCGTATCATCGATGCCCCCCAGGCGGTTTGCGTGGAACGCGCCCGCTACCTGACGCGGGCCATGCAGAAACACTGGGACCGCGATCCCCTGACCCGCATGAGCCTGGCGCTCGAAGAAATCTTAAAGAACATCAGCGTGATCATCCGGGAGGATGAATGCATCGTCGGCTGCCGGACGTCCAAGCTGAAAGGCGCGCCCCTGTTTCCCGAAAACAAGGCCCGCTGGCTGGAAGGCGATGTCGAGAATTTCGACCGTCGGGAAGTCCAGCGGGCCCTGATCACCGAGGCCGAGAAAAATGAGTTGATCGAACAGGTCCTGCCGTTCTGGCAGGAGCGGTGCGTGGAGGCAAGCTTCGAAGCTGCCCTGCCTGAAGATGTGATGGCGGACATGGACAAGTACATTTTTACGTTCATGCTCGAGATCACCTACGGCATCGGCCATTTTACCCTGAATCATTCCCGGATCCTGGAACAGGGTCTCGCCGGAATTGCGGCGCAGGCCCGCGAGAAACTGGCGGCGCTTCCACCCGAAGACCGGCAGGGATCCAAAGGGCTGTTCTACGACGCGGTCATCCGTTCGCTGGCAGCGACCGTAACCTTTGCCAACCGATATGCGGACAAGGCCCTCGAACTGGCCGGTGAGGAAAACAATCCGGACCGGGCGGCTGAATTGGAACAGATTGCCGCCGTCTGCCGTCGGGTGCCGGAACATCCGGCCCAAACCTTTCACGAAGCGGTTCAGGCGCTCTATTTCATCCACCTGGTGACCCAGATCGAATCCGGGGGCAATTCCGTTTCCCTGGGCCGCATCGACCAGATCCTCTGGCCCTATTACCAGGCCGACCTGGCCGCCGGCCGCATCGACCCGGGTCAGGCGCGGGAACTGCTGGCCATGCTGTTTCTGAAGACCAACGAAATCTGGAACGTGCTGGAAGAGGCCTATATTCCGGGAGGCGAGGGCACCGAGGGCAAGACGACCCAGAACGTGGTGGTCGGCGGCATGGACCGGGAGGGACGCGATGCTACCAACGCCCTGAGCACCCTGGCCCTGGATGCCTACGCCCAGGTCCGGACCGTGCAACCCAACTTCGGGGTCCGGATATGTGCCGACACCCCGGAGCTGTTTTTCGCAAGGGCCGTGAACTACGCCAAGGACGGCGTCCTGCTGCATTTTTTCAATGACGAACAGATCGTCGAATCCCTGACGACCGGCGGCCACAGCCTGGAAGATGCCCGGGACTATGGCGTGGTGGGATGCCTGGAGCCCAATGCCCAGGGCAAAACGTTCGGCTCGACGTTTGCGGTGCAGCTCAACGGGGCCAAGTGCCTCGAGTTCGCCCTGGCCAACGGCGTGGACAACATTTTCGGATACGAATCGGGGCTGGAAACCGGAGAACCGGGGAGCTTCGATAATTTCGAGGACCTGTGGCAGGCCTACGACAGGCAGCTGCGCCATTTTACCGGCCAGATGGTCAAGGGCATCACCTGCCTGGATCAGGCCATCGCCGACAAGGTCCCCTCCCCCTTTGCCTCGGCCATGATCGACGGCCCCCTGGAAAAGGGTCTGGATCTTACCCGCGGCGGGGCGGTCTACAACTCCACCGGGGTTCAGCTGCAGGGCTTTTCCAATCTGGCGGACAGTTTCCATGCCCTGAAAAAAGTCGTGTTCGAAGAAAAGCGCTACACCCTGGAACAGGTCGCCGAGTGGCTTTCCGATGACTGGCTGGATGCGGAACAGGCGCATGCGGTTTTCGTGACCCTGGCGGCCAAGTACGGCAATGACGACGATGCGGTGGACGCCATGGCCGCCCGGGTGATGGACCATTTTTGCGATACCCTGGCCCCGCACAAAAATTACCGCAACGGACGGTTCTGGCCGGGCATCTTTTCGGTGGGATTTCACATCTCCATGGGCGCGTTTACCGGCGCCACTCCGGACGGACGCAATGCCGGGGCGGTTCTGGGCAACGGAATTACACCCAGCGAAGGGCGGGCCGTGTCCGGCCCGACGGCCCTGATGAATTCGGTGGCCAAGCTGCCGCTGACCCGGGTGACCAACGGGCTGAACCTCAACATGCGCTTTGACGGCAAAACCGTGAACGGAACCCATCTGCTCAGCCTGATCCGGACCTACTTCAAAAAAGGGGGCGTGCAGGTGCAGTTCAACATGGTGGACACCGAGACGCTGAAAAAGGCTCAGGCGGACCCCGACAGCTACCGGGACCTGGTGGTGCGGATCAGCGGCTATTCGGGAATTTTCGTCAACCTGAGCGACATTGCCCAGGACGAGATCATCAAGCGGCACAGCTACGACCTGTAG
- a CDS encoding SDR family NAD(P)-dependent oxidoreductase, translating into MGQVIVITGLAQGMGRDVACRLAAAGHSIAGFDLDAAELASLEKELDALGAEHYLTPLNITDREGILRFRDEVLYKFKRVDTVLSNVGIGFFGPFEEIDLEKALKCLEINVIGAASIFQAFVPAMREQKSGKLIAMSSLVGVVPFPFESVYTASKFAIEGMVEAIKYEVEPFGLKVALIEPAQVSTDFAAKIHKLPPAGSPYRDRAQRFINRDNELIKSATTPAQAADKIVRVVLADTPKLHNQVDFMSTFFLFLNWILPKGLRDMILLNHMDIKV; encoded by the coding sequence ATGGGGCAAGTCATCGTCATTACCGGTCTGGCCCAGGGAATGGGCCGGGATGTGGCCTGCAGGCTGGCCGCGGCGGGCCACAGCATCGCAGGTTTCGATCTGGACGCCGCCGAGTTGGCTTCACTGGAAAAGGAGCTGGACGCACTCGGGGCTGAGCATTACCTGACCCCGCTGAACATCACCGACCGTGAAGGGATTTTGCGTTTTCGCGATGAGGTTCTGTATAAATTCAAGCGTGTGGATACGGTGCTGTCGAACGTCGGCATCGGATTTTTCGGACCCTTTGAAGAGATCGATCTTGAAAAGGCACTCAAATGCCTGGAGATCAACGTCATCGGGGCGGCCAGTATTTTCCAGGCGTTCGTCCCGGCCATGCGGGAACAGAAAAGCGGCAAGCTGATTGCCATGTCCTCTCTGGTCGGGGTGGTCCCCTTTCCTTTCGAATCGGTCTATACGGCCAGCAAGTTTGCCATCGAAGGCATGGTGGAAGCCATCAAGTACGAGGTGGAGCCGTTCGGCCTCAAGGTGGCTCTCATCGAACCGGCCCAGGTGTCCACGGATTTTGCAGCCAAGATTCACAAGCTGCCGCCGGCGGGCTCTCCCTACCGGGATCGGGCGCAGCGGTTCATCAATCGGGACAATGAGCTTATCAAATCAGCGACAACTCCGGCCCAGGCGGCCGATAAAATTGTCCGGGTGGTCCTGGCAGACACCCCCAAGCTCCACAACCAGGTGGACTTCATGAGTACTTTCTTTCTCTTTCTGAACTGGATTCTGCCCAAAGGCCTCCGGGATATGATCCTGCTCAACCACATGGACATCAAGGTCTGA
- a CDS encoding NAD-dependent epimerase/dehydratase family protein produces MTFDGISLVTGAAGFMGSHMVEHLVQEGVRVRATSRPRKDTSFFDRLGVEFVGADLTRPEKLPSLFEGPVDRVFHLGAICNFSTPYAKLHPTNVAGVQALSGLALEKGVKCFVHVTSTSVYGKYRGRPFAEDDPREPCNAYGQSKKDGEDVIFKRVKEGLPAVIARPCTVYGPRCNDGAGKVFSRPCPIGAIPGNGRQRLSNVRAEDTAAALLHLSLLDDALGETYNLAEDTNPTLEEALTLAAETFGTRPPTLHLPLAVVRIAARIGGFFAGLSGKIPDLEYDATGFLNDDYIVDNTKLKNTGFTMQYPDFTESMRQMQRWYRTTR; encoded by the coding sequence ATGACATTTGACGGCATTTCGCTCGTGACCGGTGCGGCCGGCTTCATGGGCAGCCATATGGTCGAGCACCTGGTTCAAGAAGGAGTCCGGGTCCGAGCGACATCCCGTCCACGAAAAGACACGTCGTTTTTCGACCGGCTCGGTGTTGAATTCGTGGGAGCCGACCTGACCCGACCGGAAAAACTGCCTTCCCTGTTCGAAGGCCCGGTAGACCGCGTCTTTCACCTCGGAGCGATCTGCAACTTCTCCACCCCATATGCAAAGCTGCACCCCACCAACGTGGCCGGGGTTCAAGCCCTGTCCGGCCTGGCCCTGGAAAAGGGCGTCAAGTGTTTCGTCCATGTTACCTCGACAAGCGTCTACGGAAAATATCGGGGCCGACCTTTTGCCGAAGACGACCCGCGCGAGCCCTGCAACGCCTATGGGCAGAGCAAAAAAGACGGCGAAGATGTCATCTTCAAGCGGGTGAAAGAGGGGCTCCCGGCGGTAATCGCCCGGCCCTGTACTGTTTACGGCCCCCGTTGCAATGACGGCGCCGGCAAGGTGTTTTCCCGCCCATGTCCCATTGGGGCCATTCCTGGAAACGGCCGGCAGCGGCTGTCCAATGTCCGGGCGGAGGACACGGCGGCCGCACTGCTGCACCTCTCCCTGTTGGACGATGCCCTGGGGGAGACCTACAACCTCGCCGAAGACACCAACCCAACCCTGGAAGAAGCACTGACGCTGGCAGCCGAGACCTTCGGTACCCGCCCGCCAACTTTGCACCTCCCCCTGGCCGTTGTGCGCATCGCAGCCCGGATCGGGGGCTTTTTCGCAGGCCTGTCCGGCAAGATCCCGGATTTGGAATACGATGCGACCGGATTTTTAAACGACGACTACATTGTAGACAATACGAAGCTGAAAAATACCGGGTTTACCATGCAGTACCCCGATTTCACTGAATCGATGCGGCAGATGCAACGGTGGTATCGGACAACACGCTGA
- a CDS encoding PadR family transcriptional regulator has translation MYIKTPRENMSLRYSILGLLHYKPMHGYRLKEHIERNFGHMWSINFGQIYPNLKKMKAEGLISMREEVCEGEKGPPRKLYSITETGKQAFQTWLAESPEGSMILRDPFLMRFVFFGFGEEARALEQIEEQLGVYEKQLARRYSNLNRWEHSGPYVKLMADLGVRMNEVFLDWLKDAQQELLNSRQDRATDENEAMVEEKNRP, from the coding sequence ATGTATATAAAAACTCCGAGGGAAAATATGTCACTAAGATATTCCATCCTGGGGCTTCTCCACTACAAGCCAATGCACGGCTACCGCCTGAAGGAGCATATCGAACGAAATTTCGGGCACATGTGGTCCATCAACTTTGGCCAGATCTATCCCAACCTAAAAAAAATGAAGGCCGAGGGCCTCATTTCCATGCGCGAAGAGGTCTGCGAAGGTGAAAAGGGGCCTCCTCGAAAGCTTTATTCCATTACGGAAACGGGGAAGCAGGCTTTCCAAACGTGGCTGGCCGAATCTCCCGAGGGCAGCATGATCCTGCGAGATCCTTTTCTCATGCGATTCGTATTTTTCGGGTTTGGCGAAGAAGCCCGCGCGCTTGAACAAATCGAAGAACAACTGGGGGTCTATGAAAAGCAGCTCGCCCGGCGCTATTCCAACCTGAATCGCTGGGAACACAGCGGGCCTTATGTGAAACTCATGGCCGATCTGGGTGTGCGGATGAACGAGGTGTTCCTCGATTGGCTCAAAGATGCACAGCAGGAGCTTTTAAACAGCCGTCAGGACCGTGCGACAGACGAAAACGAAGCAATGGTTGAAGAAAAAAACCGACCCTGA
- a CDS encoding LysM peptidoglycan-binding domain-containing protein, protein MVSCSTKTLICCTLIFLSGCSHLKNSGGTENAALPATEKPAPTTEIAAVGNDLTPEPPDQPHKPSASIATGTDAQAPEASGETAGIPLSATGAEVPNADTTGTALMDDAIQQQLDEALDFCEAAQAFWQNGELENALDALDKAYSLILTVEPDDPAKMVQQKEDLRFLISKRILEIYASRNIVVNGNHDAIPREINANIQKEIDRFVKGGEKRFFAESVKRSGMYRPMILEKLEAAGLPAELSWLPLIESGFKVKALSRARALGLWQFIPSTGYKFGLKRDQYIDERIDFEKSTDAAIAYLKELHSMFGDWSTVLAAYNCGEGRVLHVIRTQNINYLDDFWDLYGRLPFETARYVPRFLAALHIIENLEKYGLSDIEPYPPLEFETVEVNRQVNLKDIAPVLGTTLDTLAELNPELRYSVLPARKYTLRVPAGKTDLLLAAIEQVPLSTPPRPAYVYHRVRPGDTLSTIARRYHTSVKKIMWANNLKSSSYIVAGKRLKIPQRGMVVAHAAPQTASREEWNRKHVVKSGDSLWIIAKRYGTTTQKIQEMNHLATTRLSINQVLTVPSIAPVAEKATRGGNGTYYVQSGDSPYLIARRHNIPLNRFLEINNLTPRSTIYPGQSVRIE, encoded by the coding sequence GTGGTTTCCTGTTCAACGAAAACGCTGATTTGCTGTACGCTGATTTTCCTGTCCGGCTGTTCCCATCTGAAAAATTCGGGCGGGACCGAAAACGCCGCCCTGCCCGCAACCGAGAAGCCCGCTCCCACTACTGAAATCGCAGCAGTCGGAAATGACCTCACACCCGAACCACCGGACCAACCGCATAAACCTTCGGCCAGCATTGCGACGGGCACCGACGCGCAGGCCCCAGAGGCTTCCGGGGAAACGGCCGGCATACCGCTGTCCGCAACCGGAGCCGAGGTCCCCAATGCCGACACCACCGGAACGGCATTAATGGACGATGCCATTCAGCAGCAATTGGACGAAGCCCTGGATTTTTGCGAAGCCGCCCAGGCGTTCTGGCAAAATGGCGAGTTGGAAAACGCCCTAGACGCGCTGGACAAGGCCTATTCACTGATTCTGACCGTCGAACCTGACGATCCCGCCAAAATGGTCCAGCAGAAAGAGGATCTGCGGTTCCTTATCTCCAAGCGGATTCTTGAAATTTACGCTTCCCGAAACATTGTTGTCAATGGCAACCACGATGCCATTCCCCGTGAAATCAACGCCAACATCCAAAAAGAGATCGACCGTTTTGTAAAAGGCGGTGAAAAACGGTTCTTTGCCGAGTCGGTAAAGCGCTCCGGCATGTACCGCCCCATGATTCTGGAAAAACTGGAGGCTGCCGGCCTGCCCGCCGAACTATCCTGGCTGCCGCTAATCGAAAGCGGCTTCAAAGTCAAGGCCCTTTCCCGTGCACGGGCTCTTGGACTGTGGCAGTTCATTCCTTCGACCGGCTATAAATTCGGGCTGAAACGGGACCAATATATCGACGAACGCATCGATTTCGAAAAATCCACCGATGCTGCCATCGCCTACCTGAAGGAACTGCACAGCATGTTCGGGGATTGGTCCACGGTGCTGGCAGCCTACAACTGCGGCGAAGGACGGGTCCTGCACGTCATCCGGACCCAGAACATCAATTACCTGGACGACTTCTGGGATCTTTACGGCCGGCTGCCATTTGAAACAGCCCGCTACGTGCCCCGCTTTCTGGCGGCCCTGCACATTATCGAAAACCTGGAAAAGTATGGCCTTTCCGATATCGAACCCTATCCGCCCTTGGAATTCGAAACCGTGGAGGTCAATCGCCAGGTCAATCTGAAAGACATCGCTCCTGTTTTGGGAACCACACTGGATACTCTCGCGGAACTGAACCCGGAGCTTCGTTACAGCGTACTGCCGGCCCGTAAGTATACCTTGCGGGTTCCGGCCGGCAAAACTGATCTGCTGCTGGCAGCCATCGAACAGGTGCCGCTGTCGACGCCGCCCAGGCCGGCCTACGTCTATCACCGTGTTCGACCGGGCGACACCCTGTCTACTATCGCCCGGCGCTATCACACCAGCGTCAAAAAAATCATGTGGGCCAACAACCTGAAGAGTTCCAGTTACATCGTAGCTGGAAAACGGCTGAAAATTCCGCAGCGGGGAATGGTGGTTGCCCATGCAGCGCCTCAAACCGCTTCCCGCGAGGAGTGGAACCGCAAACATGTGGTGAAAAGCGGCGATTCCCTGTGGATTATCGCCAAGCGATATGGTACGACCACCCAGAAAATTCAGGAGATGAACCATCTTGCCACCACCCGGCTGAGCATCAACCAGGTACTAACTGTTCCTTCTATCGCGCCGGTGGCGGAAAAAGCGACAAGAGGAGGCAACGGAACCTATTACGTGCAGAGTGGCGACAGCCCATACCTCATCGCTCGCCGGCACAATATCCCGTTGAATCGTTTCCTGGAAATCAACAACCTGACACCCCGGAGCACCATATATCCGGGGCAGTCGGTGCGTATCGAATAA
- the tuf gene encoding elongation factor Tu, with the protein MAKAKFERTKPHVNVGTIGHIDHGKTTLTAAITKLSGMKGMADFIPFDQIDKAPEEKERGITIATAHVEYETATRHYAHVDCPGHADYIKNMITGAAQMDGAILVVGADDGPMPQTREHILLARQVGVPRIVVFLNKCDMVDDEELIELVELELRELLDKYEFPGDDTPIIRGSALKALECDDVDADDAKCIFELLEAIDSYIPEPERDVDKPFLMPIEDVFSISGRGTVVTGRVERGIIHVGDNVEIVGIRETTKTVCTGVEMFRKLLDEGQAGDNIGVLLRGTKRDEVERGQVVSAPGSITPHTKFKAEAYILSKEEGGRHTPFFNGYRPQFYFRTTDVTGILNLPEGVEMVMPGDNVAISAELITPIAMEKELRFAIREGGRTVGAGVVSEIIE; encoded by the coding sequence ATGGCGAAAGCAAAATTTGAGAGGACGAAGCCGCACGTAAACGTAGGGACCATTGGGCATATTGACCATGGCAAGACGACCCTGACGGCAGCGATCACGAAGTTGAGCGGGATGAAGGGTATGGCGGATTTCATACCGTTCGATCAGATCGACAAGGCGCCGGAGGAGAAGGAGCGCGGGATCACGATCGCCACGGCCCACGTGGAGTACGAGACGGCGACTCGCCATTATGCGCATGTGGACTGCCCGGGCCATGCGGACTACATCAAGAACATGATCACCGGTGCGGCCCAGATGGACGGCGCGATCCTGGTGGTGGGCGCCGACGACGGCCCCATGCCCCAGACCCGCGAGCACATTCTTTTGGCCCGTCAGGTGGGCGTACCGCGCATCGTGGTCTTTTTGAACAAATGCGACATGGTGGACGACGAAGAACTGATCGAGCTGGTGGAACTGGAACTCCGCGAGCTTCTGGACAAGTACGAGTTCCCCGGTGACGACACGCCGATCATTCGGGGTAGCGCGCTCAAGGCGCTGGAGTGCGATGATGTGGACGCGGACGACGCCAAGTGCATTTTCGAGCTTCTGGAGGCCATCGACAGCTACATTCCGGAGCCGGAGCGTGACGTGGACAAACCGTTCCTGATGCCGATCGAGGACGTGTTCAGCATTTCGGGACGCGGCACAGTGGTAACGGGTCGTGTGGAGCGCGGTATCATCCATGTGGGCGACAACGTGGAGATTGTGGGAATCCGCGAGACGACCAAGACGGTGTGCACGGGCGTGGAGATGTTCCGCAAACTGCTTGACGAAGGTCAGGCGGGGGACAACATCGGCGTACTGCTCCGCGGGACCAAGCGCGACGAGGTGGAGCGCGGACAGGTAGTGAGTGCCCCGGGCTCGATCACGCCGCACACGAAGTTCAAGGCCGAGGCGTACATTCTGAGCAAGGAAGAGGGCGGGCGCCATACGCCGTTTTTCAACGGCTATCGTCCGCAGTTTTATTTTCGGACGACGGACGTGACGGGCATCTTGAATCTTCCGGAAGGCGTGGAGATGGTGATGCCCGGGGATAACGTAGCGATTTCCGCGGAGCTGATCACGCCGATCGCCATGGAGAAGGAGCTTCGTTTTGCCATCCGCGAAGGCGGCCGCACGGTAGGTGCCGGTGTCGTCAGCGAGATAATCGAATAG
- the rpmG gene encoding 50S ribosomal protein L33, protein MRIIITLACTECKRRNYTTTKNKRTTPDKLEFSKYCRFCKKHTPHKETK, encoded by the coding sequence GTGAGAATCATTATAACACTGGCCTGCACAGAGTGTAAGCGCAGGAATTATACGACCACCAAAAACAAGCGCACGACGCCGGACAAGCTCGAGTTCAGCAAGTACTGCCGTTTTTGCAAGAAACATACGCCGCACAAAGAGACCAAATAA
- the secE gene encoding preprotein translocase subunit SecE translates to MKKTYTPASKPAVAKEKNFIDKSLQFLREVKVELKKVTWPSRKQTMGSTVVVLVIVAIISLFLGVVDAGLSGLIRAVLQ, encoded by the coding sequence GTGAAGAAAACCTATACTCCGGCCAGCAAGCCCGCTGTCGCCAAGGAAAAGAATTTTATCGACAAGTCGCTCCAGTTTCTCAGGGAGGTCAAGGTCGAACTGAAGAAAGTCACCTGGCCATCCAGAAAACAGACCATGGGGTCAACCGTGGTCGTCCTGGTGATCGTGGCGATCATCTCGCTGTTTCTCGGGGTGGTTGATGCGGGTCTTTCCGGCCTGATCCGAGCAGTATTGCAATAA
- the nusG gene encoding transcription termination/antitermination protein NusG: protein MAKKWYIVHVYSGFENKVKASLEEKVASSPNPDKFDEVLVPTEEVVELVKGKRRTSSRKFYPGYLLVKMELDDETWHIVNNTPKVTGFLGGREKPTPITEEEANTILNRMEAGKNQPQPKYFFETGDEIRVIDGPFTNFNGTVEEVNPEKGKIKVLVSIFGRSTPVELDFVQVTKL from the coding sequence GTGGCCAAAAAATGGTATATTGTTCATGTCTATTCCGGATTTGAGAACAAGGTAAAGGCGTCTCTCGAAGAAAAGGTCGCCTCTTCGCCCAACCCGGACAAGTTCGACGAGGTCCTCGTTCCGACGGAAGAGGTCGTCGAATTGGTCAAGGGCAAGCGCAGGACCTCCTCGAGAAAGTTCTATCCCGGCTATCTTCTCGTCAAAATGGAACTTGACGATGAAACTTGGCATATCGTGAACAATACACCGAAAGTTACCGGATTTCTTGGAGGGCGGGAAAAGCCGACTCCGATCACGGAGGAAGAGGCCAATACCATTCTCAACCGGATGGAGGCGGGTAAAAACCAGCCCCAGCCGAAATACTTCTTTGAAACCGGGGACGAGATTCGCGTCATCGATGGTCCGTTTACCAACTTTAACGGCACTGTCGAGGAGGTCAATCCCGAAAAGGGAAAGATCAAAGTTCTGGTGAGCATTTTCGGCCGGTCCACACCGGTTGAACTGGATTTCGTCCAAGTCACCAAATTATAG